In Muribaculum gordoncarteri, the genomic window GAGTCTTCGGGCAACATCGTTTCTACGGGTTGTGTGCAGCGGTTTAGGTTGAGCCTCCCGACGAAGAAGGCCCGGTTCTGTTTTGTCAGTTTCGCGATACATTTGAAATCATCCACATCCTTCAAGCCTCTGTCAAAGACATATCCATTCGACATCCCCGCCCTTTTACGCAGACATTGTGCCACAGTCTTGCTTATCGGGGCATTGTCGGCAGAATATGTCCTTTCTGTAAAGACATTGGCCGCCACAACGTTGAGTCCGTTATAAGCCATGGTGTACTTGAGTTGTCTCCGGTCTGAAGATGTATTTTTTGTCATGCCGGTAGAGAAACCCTCCACAAGTTTGTTTGAGGTCTCGGCGACCATGGTGCTGTCAACGCGTATTATTTGCATGTCATCCAGTACAGCATCGGGTACATACTTAAGATATTTGGAGCATATCAGTGCATATGCCTCTTTGAAAAAATCTATATTTATCCTGGTCAGCCGCTCGCTGAAAGATGAATGAACCACCACTGTGCGCTTGCTGTCAGAGGTGCCATTTGTGTCCGTCATCAGCGGGATGCCATTTTTTATCGATATAATCCTTTGACTGACCTGAGATGAAGACAGCATTGCAAATATGCAGTCGACCATCATGTCTACTCCACGTAATTTTTTTGCTTTGTAATCGACCTTTGTTTTGGCCGCTATCTCTGAGATTTTATCGTATGGGAGGTTTTTTATCACCCCGATGGCTGTTACATTATCTTTTGGGTGCTGTGTAGTCATATCTGTTTTTTTGATATAACAACCAGGCTCGACTTTTTGCTGTGTCTTCCGACCACTAGAACCGCAAGGGGTTGTGGCTCGCGGATAGCGGTCCGCTCCACGGGTAGGGCTGTTGCCCACCCTTTCCACGGGTAGGCCTCCGGCCAACCCGCGGTTAAGTATGATATGCCTGGCGGCATAT contains:
- a CDS encoding transposase, giving the protein MTTQHPKDNVTAIGVIKNLPYDKISEIAAKTKVDYKAKKLRGVDMMVDCIFAMLSSSQVSQRIISIKNGIPLMTDTNGTSDSKRTVVVHSSFSERLTRINIDFFKEAYALICSKYLKYVPDAVLDDMQIIRVDSTMVAETSNKLVEGFSTGMTKNTSSDRRQLKYTMAYNGLNVVAANVFTERTYSADNAPISKTVAQCLRKRAGMSNGYVFDRGLKDVDDFKCIAKLTKQNRAFFVGRLNLNRCTQPVETMLPEDSVLADNEVVVTADDKGYLRAKQSDKWDTSCLYRIIRVRFKTPRPESPRNTRRHARHYDDEMVLITNNFEKDAIEIVQYYRRRWDIEVFFKFLKQDLSFSHFISTNVHGIQVMLYMTLIVALLVKIYSIAHNMGPRIAKQAIMTELIRYQTETIKRLEAQVKSMKSEVNNLKIKILSLQTSSDH